A genome region from Meriones unguiculatus strain TT.TT164.6M chromosome 19, Bangor_MerUng_6.1, whole genome shotgun sequence includes the following:
- the LOC132649349 gene encoding histone H2A type 1-E, with translation MSGRGKQGGKARAKAKTRSSRAGLQFPVGRVHRLLRKGNYAERVGAGAPVYLAAVLEYLTAEILELAGNAARDNKKTRIIPRHLQLAIRNDEELNKLLGRVTIAQGGVLPNIQAVLLPKKTESHHKAKGK, from the coding sequence ATGTCTGGACGCGGCAAGCAGGGCGGCAAGGCCCGCGCCAAGGCCAAGACCCGGTCGTCCCGGGCCGGGCTGCAGTTCCCCGTGGGCCGCGTGCACCGGCTCCTCCGCAAGGGCAACTACGCGGAGCGGGTGGGCGCCGGCGCCCCGGTGTACCTGGCGGCCGTGCTGGAGTACCTGACGGCCGAGATCCTGGAGCTGGCCGGCAACGCGGCCCGCGACAACAAGAAGACGCGCATCATCCCGCGCCACCTGCAGCTGGCCATCCGCAACGACGAGGAGCTCAACAAGCTGCTGGGCCGCGTCACCATCGCGCAGGGCGGCGTCCTGCCCAACATCCAGGCCGTGCTGCTGCCCAAGAAGACCGAGAGCCACCACAAGGCCaag
- the LOC132649345 gene encoding histone H2B type 1-C/E/F/G/I-like yields the protein MPEPAKSAPAPKKGSKKAITKAQKKDGKKRKRSRKESYSVYVYKVLKQVHPDTGISSKAMGIMNSFVNDIFERIAGEASRLAHYNKRSTITSREIQTAVRLLLPGELAKHAVSEGTKAVTKYTSSK from the coding sequence ATGCCTGAACCGGCGAAATCGGCTCCAGCCCCTAAAAAGGGCTCTAAGAAAGCCATCACCAAGGCGCAGAAGAAGGACGGCAAGAAGCGCAAGCGCAGCCGCAAGGAGAGCTACTCGGTGTACGTGTACAAGGTGCTGAAGCAGGTGCACCCCGACACGGGCATCTCGTCCAAGGCCATGGGCATCATGAACTCGTTCGTCAACGACATCTTCGAGCGCATCGCGGGCGAGGCGTCGCGCCTGGCGCACTACAACAAGCGCTCGACCATCACGTCGCGGGAGATCCAGACGGCCGTGCGCCTGCTGCTGCCCGGGGAGCTGGCCAAGCACGCCGTGTCCGAGGGCACCAAGGCCGTCACCAAGTACACCAGCTCCAAGTGA
- the LOC110553102 gene encoding histone H2A type 1-E produces the protein MSGRGKQGGKARAKAKTRSSRAGLQFPVGRVHRLLRKGNYAERVGAGAPVYLAAVLEYLTAEILELAGNAARDNKKTRIIPRHLQLAIRNDEELNKLLGRVTIAQGGVLPNIQAVLLPKKTESHHKAKGK, from the coding sequence ATGTCTGGACGCGGCAAGCAGGGTGGCAAGGCCCGCGCCAAAGCCAAGACCCGGTCGTCCCGGGCCGGGCTGCAGTTCCCCGTGGGCCGCGTGCACCGGCTCCTCCGCAAGGGCAACTACGCGGAGCGGGTGGGCGCCGGCGCCCCGGTGTACCTGGCGGCCGTGCTGGAGTACCTGACGGCCGAGATCCTGGAGCTGGCCGGCAACGCGGCCCGCGACAACAAGAAGACGCGCATCATCCCGCGCCACCTGCAGCTGGCCATCCGCAACGACGAGGAGCTCAACAAGCTGCTGGGCCGCGTCACCATCGCGCAGGGCGGCGTCCTGCCCAACATCCAGGCCGTGCTGCTGCCCAAGAAGACCGAGAGCCACCACAAGGCCAAGGGAAAATAA